A region of Xylocopa sonorina isolate GNS202 chromosome 13, iyXylSono1_principal, whole genome shotgun sequence DNA encodes the following proteins:
- the LOC143430358 gene encoding uncharacterized protein LOC143430358: MNADAQEDQTDLQDEEKFLISVEDTLNIVEKSIHNFIKDVPEALVNSGLTLDLEKLNIQDGKKIQDLICSYRNSNTDRKHEEENERISTLESECAQLRSQLHQQMDVNKKAQEEIEYLREQVILR, translated from the exons ATGAACGCGGATGCTCAAGAAGATCAAACAGATCTGCAGGATGAGGAAAAATTCTTG ATTTCTGTGGAGGATACTTTAAACATCGTTGAGAAAAGTATTCATAATTTTATAAAAGATGTCCCGGAAGCTCTTGTTAATTCCGGTTTAACTTTGGATctagaaaaattaaatatacaaGATGGTAAAAAGATACAGGATCTCATTTGTTCTTATCGCAACTCGAATACTGATCGAAAACATGAAG AAGAAAACGAAAGAATTTCAACGTTGGAATCGGAGTGTGCACAATTACGTAGCCAGTTGCACCAGCAAATGGACGTAAACAAAAAAGCGCAGGAAGAAATAGAATACTTAAGGGAACAAGTGATTCTACGataa
- the LOC143430359 gene encoding uncharacterized protein LOC143430359, giving the protein MLKFMPTLPLSQGSLSLKRLMLMTFYNVSMNKTGLQHLFELRIGDVLSYYMKNNLVSDEIQFLCLRILQSITYDLTNPKYIQDLITNLPIDKIDDITTSNKDEMSMIAKLVLKQLRDLQKYIGSY; this is encoded by the exons ATGTTGAAATTTATGCCTACATTGCCACTCTCGCAGGGCTCTCTATCGTTGAAGAG ATTAATGCTGATGACATTCTACAATGTCAGTATGAATAAAACCGGCTTGCAGCATCTCTTCGAGCTACGAATAGGAGACGTGTTAAGCTACTATATGAAGAATAATTTGGTATCAGATGAAATACAATTCCTGTGCCTTCGCATACTGCAGTCGATCACGTACGATCTGACCAATCCCAAATACATTCAAGACTTGATTACGAATCTACCGATCGACAAGATAGATGATATCACAACTTCAAACAAGGATGAGATGAGTATGATCGCAAAACTGGTGTTAAAACAGTTACGCGATTTGCAGAAATATATCGGTTCGTATTGA